atagatTATCtgaaatattaacatattttcCTCTAATAAGTATTAATGGTTAATTTAGCTTCATTTTCTACAACATCCACTCAGCTAACAGCTAAGCTAACATTTAAGCTAACCCCACAGAGGGTTAGCAAACATCAGCAAAGGTTACACAGCGTTAAGTGgaataaatataatgttattaaataataacacgTTATCATTTACAGTGAACGATCAGCGGGTAAAGGCTGGAGGAACCCGGGTGGATGGGAGCTGTCTGGGGGGGAGGGGTCCTACCTTAGCATCGCTCAGATCCACCCGGAGGAGGATGTCTCCGTGCCGCTGAGCCCAGTACACATGAGGAGTCAGGATCTGCATCGTCACGGCTCGGATACAAACATGACACAGCACCGGGGGAAGTCTGCAGGAAGTGTCCGGGAGAAGGTGCTCCTCTGACGGTCACACGGAGACGAACCAGCCGCTACACAGCACCGGGGGATGTCTGCAGAAAGTGTCCGGGAGAAGGTGCTCGTCTGACGGTCACACGGAGAAGAACCAGCCGCTACACAGCACCGGGGGATGTCTGCAGAAAGTGTCCGGGAGAAGGTGCTCGTCTGACGGTCACACGGAGAACAACCAGCCGCTACACAGCACCGGGGGATGTCTGCAGAAAGTGTCCGGGAGAAGGTGCTCGTCTGACGGTCACACGGAGAACAACCAGCCGCTACACAGCACCGGGGAATGTCTGCAGAAAGTGTCCGGGAGAAGGTGCTCGTCTGACGGTCACACGGAGAACAACCAGCCGCTACACTCACGGATGATGGAGCGGATTTCCGGGTGGATGTTGCTCACTGTCTTCAAAATAAGATCcccaaagtttttttttatttttaaaatccctgtgttttattcatgtctgttcatgtacatgtactttaaacataaataaatcatattaaatGACCTAAATGTGTGGATTTCACTCATTTTGACACTTATTTGAGATCTCATGTTCATTTAcctttcagttttttgtttgatattgatttatatttatgtatatttatttatttcactattTCCCAATAAGCTATCGAATGTTTTCTAGCAAACAGCCACAGAGTTTGGTACAAATTGATtgcaaagacataaaaacaaagacagaaaaccaTGGGCATAGTGCCATGATAAAAGTGAGGGAGACCAACTTTTAAAGGAAATGAGTTTATTGAGGATTGTAATCTTACAAATTCAGTTAAAATGAACGTACACTAAAATGAACGTACACTCCTCTAAATGTGACCTGAAATTtacttatatacatatatacagtaccAGTCAAACGTTTGGACACACCTTCTCATTCaatggtttttctttatttctctttctttctacaTTGCAGATTAATATTGAAGACATCCAAACTATGAAGGAACACATGGAATTAtgtggtaaacaaaaaaaatgctcAACAAAccagaatatgttttatattttagattcttCAAAGTAGCCACCTTTTGCTTCGATGACAGCTTTGCACACTCTTGACATTCTTTCAATCACAGATTCTTTCAATGACTGGATGCTGAACAAATGGCTCTGTATATAGTGGACCCGCTTTGAAGTACCAATTGGCTTTAATCTTGAAATGGTCATTCCTTTGATTCTTTAATATGACCACGCCTTTGATCCTTTTATGTGCCCATGCCTTTTATCTTCCAAGATTCTTAAATTCAAGTTTCTAAAGATTCCATCCTGCACTAAGCAGCTATTGTCAATATTTTGTACTATCATGTGAATCCCATGGGGTTGTGGAACCATGTAATGCTTATCAGTTCAATTTTGTGCATAGCAGTGAGTAATCATATGTATTTGTAATAATAGTAAAAGTATAAGTAAAAGGGGTGTGCAACCTTGTACTGGAAAGAAGTTGTGGTGTCGTGATATGAAAACAGTTCTACATTCTGACGGCATTGGGAATAAatggatattttttatttaaatcacattCCTCTATAAGAAATTGTAAtgccaattaaaaaaaaaaaaaaatgatgaaactaTTAGCCTCAAATTTCACTCCAAAACTCAATACATCCCCAAAATTACGACGCGCAGCAGGAGCACTCGAACGCCTCAAACTTGCACCTTCACGTGCGGTGGGACTTTTCACGATTTAAACGTCCGGGTTCGCTCCCGTCGTTCTTTCCGGTTTTATGTAACTGTTCCAGGCCGAAGGGAGCGTCCACACCTCgggctccgcctcctcctccgcctcaaGGGGAAAGTTCAGCGGGCGAGCGGGCGGATCGCAGCGGGCAGGTGACTCCCCCTGGCCCCGCGGTCACCTCACAGTCTCCCGGTGAACGTCTCCTCCGGACGTCGACATGAGCGGAAAAGGTGAAGTTTCTCCGCCCGGAGCCGAAGAGGagcggagcaggaggagcaggatcATCAACGTGGTTTATCTCATCACCGCTGTGGACACCACGCTGAtgtttctgcagttttctgtcACTCCGGTGAGTTTGAAAAAatgatcataatcataataaccAGGTAGTTATGTCAGCGCAGGAAGCTGACATTTCCGAGCCGGCCGTGAACGTGAggctggagaagctgcaggaaaaaacATAAGAAACTGAGATGCGTTCaatgtctgttgttgttgttgtttacatatACTACAGATGCAATAATGATGCATTCAGACACTTTAACACCACATTTACTAATAATACTGTATAACTAATACACCACAGTACTTACATTACAGGGAAACAGCTTGAAAATACACTGAGTGGACAGTGAATTTACTAAAGTACACATCTGAGGTATTTGTACTtctcagcagtttgtttttatgcCACTTTACACTCATACACTCCCTGTCAGTGATATTTTTGTCTATTCCACTCcagttattttagatttttattcttATATCCCTCTCGTCGAGCAGCGTGATCTTCAGTCTGCTCTGGCGtggaggtttgtgtgtctgtccgttagtttgtgtgtttgtgagcaagacTACGCACATCTGTGAATTTATTTGCACTCTTTTGACATTTCAAGATATAGTGTTTGTCGAGATAGATAATAATTCACGGGTCttgatgaagaaagaaaattacaaaattTTTGGGAACTGATATTCTGGAGTGTGTGTAGTTGGATGTGGTTTAATAAGGAGACTGTTGTAGATCCCAACTGCTGTGAGTATATCAACACGCTGTGAATAAGATGTATTTTAACGTCTGTACTTTCTTCATGTCTCCTTTAGTATTTGGCAAAGAAACTGGGCTTTGACACTTTGTGGGTCGGTTATTTACAAACCACGGTGGGCGTCATTCAGCTGTTCGGGGGTCCAGTGTTTGGAAGGCAAGTGCAAAGCAACGATGACGACACAAACCAAATGCATGGAGCCTTTTCCTGATGTGTGTCTCCCGGGGTCATCGTCagcgttgtgtgtctgtgcggctgaacactttgtgtgtctgttcctgTCGGCAGGTTTGCAGATCTCCACGGAGCACGAGCAGCTTTGTCTCTGGCCTATGCTGCaactgtggttttctttctgcttctggCCGTAGCAAGCAATCCTATGATGCTGTTCCTCCACAAAATCCCCACGGTCTTCATGCACGTCCTGCCTGGtgagcgcccccccccccccccccccccccccccagctacAGTCCTCCTCTCTCGATCACTTTTTACACATGGATGTTTAAACTCTCTCTTACGGGCCCTGGGGCCAGTGTTTGCTGTAGGTGTGACACCCTGAGTGAGCCTGTATGAAAATGTTCTGAATTaggctgtttttaaaaggtAAACTGGCTCCGGGGCATGAAGCTCCTCAACTGTCAGGGTGGCACcgcactgttgcctcacagcaaagAGGTCTgcggtttgaatcctggttctTTCTGcgaggagtttgcatgttctccctgcgtctctgtcttcctcccacagtgcaAAGACGGGCAGATTGCCGTGAGCGCTCTCCACGAGCAGCGTCGTCAAAACGCAtaatttcatcatcatctaaCTTGAATTCATCTCCCCGGAAGTAGACCCAGTTTCACTCggttctgtttctctcctccctccttcgcCTGCAGCCTCTCAGATGGTCATCACGGACCTTTCCCAGCCTGAGAAGCGGGCGGATGGTTTGTCCAAACTGGGTCTGAGTTTTGGCATCGGCATGATCGTCGGCTCCACGTTGGGCGGACAGCTCAACACGCGCTATGGGTGAGTGACGCCGTGCAGCAAcgttcagacgtgcactgaagtctggacactGAGCGTTTCCAGAGAGGCTCTGTGGGAGAACGCTGTCTGGAATCTTATTTCACAGTAAAGCTTCTCGCAGTGAAACACTCTGCCCCTCGTGGAACTGTTTCCTAACATGTCCACCTTCAACCAGATACAGACGTTGAAATGACTTCACCTCGATTCCTCCTCCTGACTCGGCTGCGACTCTGTATTTCCCCAGGGAGACGTTCACTGCATGTTTTGGTGCGGTGGGGAGTTTCTTCACTTTACTGCTGGTTTTAAAGTTTATCCCGAAAACAACCAAAGATCAAGCTTCAAGCAGCAGCGCAGAAGGTGAGACACGTTTCCTCCTGGGGcatctcctcgtctctctcagTTTGTACCAGGTATAAAAAGCTGCCGGCACACAGGCTGGTGCTTTGGATCGTTGAACATATTAATTTAGATGCAGGGCGCTTCACACTGTTTGCTTTTTATTATCTGCCTTTTACTAATTGGTTAATTagtttacttaaaaaaaaaagtgatcaGCTGATTCatcattaatgaaaataaaattagagTTTTAATGTCAATCCAAGCTTTGTTTAAAGGGTAAATTAATGGGACTTATATTATCCTGAACTAGAAGCAGATACaactttgtcattgttttaagtttttaagAGGAAATGTTGCTTGGGTTTGGGGTAAGATTTATAGAAAcaggtttttatatttatatacttttctGTCACTTTTACACAACAAGTCACatagaatctagtgacatctagtggtgaagtgtcgtgttgcagctgaacacccctcacatCACTTAATGGATATTATACATGTTTGGtggagtaaaaaacaaaaggtgttGAGGAGGATTTTGCAGTTTGAGTTTGTCTCTTAAGATAAAACAACCAACTCTACTTTCCTCCGAGCCCGTGTGCTTCTCAAACTCTGTTCCTGTATATTCACATATTTCACTTGTTGTGGTCATTTGACCTCATCACCTGGCggttgtgttggtttgtgtgttttacatcagttgtcttgtttctctttgcagGTGACGACAAAAACAAGTCATTGTTCAACGTGGGAGAAATCACCAGACTGATGAAGTTTCCAGGAGTCAGTCTGACCTTTGCCGTGAAGATAGTCGCAGGTTTACCATCAGGTGCGAGTCACTGATCTTAACGTTTTTAAAGAAGATCTCTGTGTTAACTTCTCACATTTCATCccagttttaatttgttttcagacattatcGTAATAATTACATGAGATCACATGTTTCCATCTGACCTGAACATGTGAATATCATCAGTGCTCAGTTCAGTCTGTGTCGCTCCGTCTCGCAAACACTAAAATTATCTTTCATAAGAAATATTTAAGTGCAGCCGTCTTTGATTTACGGTTTAATAGAAATAACAAGTTCAAAGTCAGCTCGCAAAACGTCAGTGTCATCGGTTCCTTTCTCTCCACAGGGATTTTTCAAGTCATGTTTTCGGTCATCGCGTTGGACTTCTTCAAGCTGCTGCCCGAGCAGAACGGCTACATGATGGCGTACTTCGGCATCGTGCAAATGGTTGGTGTCCAGACTCAAACTGAAATCGGAGACTTTGTGTGATTGGTGCGGCCGCTGATGACCGACGGCGATGCTTGTTCCAGGTTATCCAGGGTGCGGTGCTCGGCCCTCTCACGATGAGGTACTCTGAGCGGTCGCTGCTGCTCCTGTCCATCGGGGTCTCTGCTTTGGTCGGGCTGGCTCAGgtgaacacagagacacaccgTGACATCGTCAGTTACTGCACTGGACCATGATCCAGGAAATCTTGGTCcaggaaaaggagggaaaaTGTTCCCTGTTCATCTTTGACTGTAATAATCCAGACTTCTGTCCGTCTGCAGGTTTACATCGAGAGCGTGTTCCAGTTCTGCCTCAACGTCCTCCCCATGATGTTTTCTCTCAGTATATTTAACGTCATCACGAACACCATGCTCACCAAGAGCGTTCCGTCGTCCGACACAGGTGACGTCCTCCCGCACCGCACACACAACCAACAGAGACTGATTTCATCTGATTTAACATTACACATTCAAATCACTGACGTTTAAAGCAACGCCATGTcgcttttactgagcaacagcgccccctgcagcccaGTGCCCAGGATCCCTGGCTTCCTGAGCTGCGGCTGtaaacaaatccaccaaactctgttcagaattcttcaaaTATtggaggaaacattctccatgttcacactcacGCTGCTGTTGAAAGATACGAAAGTTGCATCGTGTTGTTGTAAGTTAAACCcacataaatgtatataaatacaaaagaacCTCAAGATAGAGACTCAGCTCGTACGACATGATGAGAACTAAACAAGTATTACATATGTATTTATCCCCATGCGCCCGATCTGCTCTTCTTCACAGGCACAATGCTCGGGCTGTGTGCGTCCGTTCAGAACCTGCTGCGCACGGTCGGCCCGACCGCCGGCGGCTTCCTGTATGTGAACTACGGCATATCAGCGATGGGCCTCATGCAGTTTGTGGTGAATTCTGgggttttagtttttctgatgCATCGTGGGATCCAGAAGAAAACGGAGCACAAGGACTGAAGCACAAAAAGAGCTCTTCTTCCAAAGAGGAAGGATGGAATCAGTGTTTGAGTTTTAGGATCAGTTGTTTTTGTACGTTTACACTCAAACACTCTGCTGCAGTTGTTCCATGATGAGATTCACATGTTTCCTCCGGTGGTTGAACGTGTGACTGAGGCTCAGGACCaaaccactagatggcagcaaacCCCTCATTTTACCTGACGGTGGTTTTCATCATGttcactgggacatttttttaaatcagtcgGCTGATGTGGAGATTTTATTATACATCAGAAAATACGATTATATAATCGCGACATTTGTAAtgatctttattttctcttgttgttgtttctcaataaacatttgattcatttgCAGACAGCAAAGTTTTCCTCATTCATTCAAGATCATTTTGGATTTACTTCTTAAATCATCAAAATATAAAGACAATGACATTTATTAACGATAACAAAAGTGGATTTCTGTACTGATTGggaactttatttttattcaaaactaGAGGGAAGTTACTGAGACTTACAAAGTTACTTCAAACACTTCAGTAAACTtgagtatttacattttctgctgctttataATTCTGCTCCATCAGATTTCAAGGAGAAGTGAAGCAGTTTTTGCTGCTCCTACATTTATCTGATGACTTGAGGCAGCTACCAGATACTTTTCAGGAAGATGAGATCGGGTTTCAGTTTTTACgatctttaaaaataaaacacaagaccATGATTGAAATAGTTTTCTTCGTGAACCTTCGACGTTGTGAAGCAAAACATTCGATTGACGTGTTTTTAGATGTCAAGAGTTTTCAGGAGATTTCAGCTTTAAAGTTCACAGATGGTTTCATGAAACAGCTCAAAGGGGTACTTCCTCTTTTGATAcagaaataacattttgttaATGAGTTTGTACTCTTACTGTATGAAATTTGAAATGCACTACTTAAAATTAAGTACttttttgattgttttatttgccGTAATACTCGAGGAAAGAATCCAAATCCACGTTGAGCCACTGTTTAAAGAATTAAATCACAATATGCACACAACAGTTGTGCTGTGAGGATAAACGAATCCTTTAGAGTTAGTTGTTGTCGTTCACGTTCAGCTCTGTTGTTCCACCTCCGTTGCTAAGCCGCAGCATGTCGGAGTGATGTCACCCAATCTGCAGCAGGTGCTTTCATTGTTTTACTTCAATATTAACAATCCCAGATAAATATGATCTTATCCCAGCAGCAGGGGGTCAGAAGCGTTCAGGGGCAATAACAGAGCAGACGTCACTTCCTACGTGAGGGAACTGATCGCACCAACGGGACTGAGAGATATTTTACGATTATAGATTTATAGTGTTTTATTGTAGTATAGATGTGTATTTTGTAGTTTTCAAAAATCCGCGTTAGTTTGTTTCGCTCAGTCAAAAatagagaaagtgttttttacaTGAGCATTTTGAAGCAAAGTATTCAGCCTGAGCTTTTTGCCACTGTCTTGTAAAATATCACAAAGTTAGGATAGTTTTACTGTCAGTAAAAGTAACTATTACAAGTTTGTCATTTTTCCCTTGGACTAAACATATATATTCCAAAAATCTTcttaaacagataaaaaaataatgttataaTTGATAATTTGAAGAGTAAGAAATATCTGTCAGGCAATTTtttcagagagagaagtgatTTGTTTGTCACCtcaagtttacatttttaaaaagtccgAGCGAGCGTATAGGAGGAGAATCTTCTGAGCTGATAGGCTGTGACGGCCTGTTGAGTCGGACTGCACCTTTAATGTGATCAGCCGTCTCACAGCAATCCCATCATCTGAGCCTGATCCCACAGCTCGCTCGTTACTCGCTGCTCCGACCGCTACTTTCTccaaaacacatattttattCAGGTTGGAGGAGACACTTTACTCTGAGCTCACAGAAAATACAACAGAATAACTATCTCCGTTTCGCCGTCTGACTTGAAGAGAATTGCAGAAGGATCTGAGGGGTGTCACTGTATCTGTGGCCCCGGGGGGGCGGCCCCGGCCACTGGAGGGGGTGCCCTGTTACACTTGGGCCTTTGAGTGGTGGGGAGCCGGGACAATGCTGTTGTTAACACTCCTGACGGGGACCTTTGGGTCCTCTGAAAGTTTAATGTGACTCTGCGAGCGACCTGCGCTCACTGAGGTCAGAGATGAGCGCCGCCCAACGCTGCCTTGTGTCGGTGCATTGGAAACTAAACGCCAGCGtcgagggggggaggggggggggcatcgaGTCCTGGCCTGGTTTTGTCTCCTGTGGCATCGATAATGAGGCGTCTGTCTCCACCTGCCGCACGGAGAGATGAGGCTCACTGTCTCACAGGTCACCTTTCTGATTTGTCCAACGCAGCCGGGGACAGAGCAGAGGAGCCTTCAGCCTAAATGTTTTATAACACACAGCTTCCTTATTTcctttgtgacacacacacacacacacacacacttcaatcttagtgaggacattcattggcataatccattccctagccccttaccttaaccttaactaaatgcctaaccctaacctaaacctgattctaaccctaaaGCCAAGTCTTATCCCTGAAACAGCCCAATGACAAAGTGAGGACCAAGATGTGCTCACAAAGGTATAAGTACAGGAACTGCATTATTCCTTGTGTAGAAACAGGATTCATGTGAAACCACAGATTGTAACACAGCTGATTCTTGCTCAGAAATAAAGGGTTCATGCGACCgcacagctcccccccccccccctggtccTCCTGTGGGCCTCGTGGAGCTGGTGGAGTTGGCCACAGGAATGAAAGGTGATCTTCGGGGGGTTTTGTCTTGGTGTAATCAGACAGCGACATCATCAATCATGAGGGGGGAATTACAGCGGGCGACAATGGGAGATAAGATAATGAGTGGGGCCACAGCGACCTGGTGAGGGACGGCTCGAGTTCCCGTCCTGATTACATGCACAGGCCCGACCGCTGGGGAGGCTGGACGCACAAATCCAAGGCGAACGGAAAAAGTTTGAGTCGAGTCAAAGCGAACGAGCAAAGAACCGCACGTAGTTATACCTGTAGTTCGTAATCATCAAGCTTTAATGTCTCCTCTCTTAACTCGCACTGATATCTAATGTTCAGGAGTGGAACTGTGGAGCCGTCCATTAGAAACTCGCTGTAATGTTAGGACATGCTCGTGAATTCAGGCAAATCTCAAGGgacaaagcaaatgttttattctcctcGTCGTTCCCGCGGAAGTGAACGTGAGGCGAAGCTTCTCCGCTCTGCGTGTGTTTGCCCCCGATGGAATGAAACGTGTGTGATGGTTAGTTACTCCAAAGATATTACGTTTGCTTTGAAGGTCGTTGATATTGATTGATGTTGCTCAGCAAATTGAAGAgaactttttcctttttcgtattttgtgtttattacgGTGGCACAGACCACAAAGGAACCACCAACACGAAGGAGCCGTGACGCCACACTccaaattcacacacactcatagatgtcacTTCCTTAAGTATACCTGATTCCCCGAACCCGACGTGGTTTGTTCTGCTCAGATGAAATCACGGCTGAGAAGGCGGCTGGTACATTTCGCAGTTCGAGCTGAAAGTCAGTTGCATGTCGTGTTGTTTACAGTCACAGCTGCACGAGTTCGTAACATCTGGTTGTCGGCGCCTCCACCTCGCTCTCATTGGCTTTTGCCTGTTTCTGTCGGAGCCGATTATCTTCATTATATTTACGATTGGAGATCGAGGAGGCTCTGACTCAATCGGTGGCATTAAGATTATTTAACAAGCCcctcctcacacttcaggattatttgggcagataatcggcACCGACTGACCTCCAGTTTGCCAACAACCCTGCGATCGGGTCAAATCGGGTCTAAAAACAGGTGCAGAGGCCTTAACGTGTCCTGTCTGCTCTGTATCTGTGGCATCACTGAGCCTCTAAAGAGACagaccctcctcttcctcagtatCTGTATCCTCAGCAGCTCTGAGCTCTGAGCAGAATGCTGTGGACCACACTCTCACTCCCTGACATGTGCCGCTGCTCACTAATCCTCCAGTGACGCCTCCCCGCAGCATCGCACTCCACAGCAGAACAATGAATGACCACTGCGCCGACCTCGGAGGGCAGCCGGCTCCTGCTGCATCAGACGggatctcccccccccccccccccccgtttcccctCTTTCAC
This genomic stretch from Hippoglossus hippoglossus isolate fHipHip1 chromosome 3, fHipHip1.pri, whole genome shotgun sequence harbors:
- the slc22a18 gene encoding solute carrier family 22 member 18 translates to MSGKGEVSPPGAEEERSRRSRIINVVYLITAVDTTLMFLQFSVTPYLAKKLGFDTLWVGYLQTTVGVIQLFGGPVFGRFADLHGARAALSLAYAATVVFFLLLAVASNPMMLFLHKIPTVFMHVLPASQMVITDLSQPEKRADGLSKLGLSFGIGMIVGSTLGGQLNTRYGETFTACFGAVGSFFTLLLVLKFIPKTTKDQASSSSAEGDDKNKSLFNVGEITRLMKFPGVSLTFAVKIVAGLPSGIFQVMFSVIALDFFKLLPEQNGYMMAYFGIVQMVIQGAVLGPLTMRYSERSLLLLSIGVSALVGLAQVYIESVFQFCLNVLPMMFSLSIFNVITNTMLTKSVPSSDTGTMLGLCASVQNLLRTVGPTAGGFLYVNYGISAMGLMQFVVNSGVLVFLMHRGIQKKTEHKD